From Camelus dromedarius isolate mCamDro1 chromosome 23, mCamDro1.pat, whole genome shotgun sequence, a single genomic window includes:
- the ARHGAP30 gene encoding rho GTPase-activating protein 30 isoform X2 produces the protein MKSRQKGKKKGSSKERVFGCDLQEHLQHSGQEVPQVLRSCAEFVEEYGVVDGIYRLSGVSSNIQKLRQEFEAERKPDLRRDVYLQDIHCVSSLCKAYFRELPDPLLTYRLYDKFAEAVAVQLEPERLVKILEVLRELPVPNYRSKDIEASGFNGTAAFMEVRVQSIVVEFILTHVDQLFGGAALSGGEVESGCRSLPGTRVLGSPEDLMPRSLPYHLPSILQAGDGPPQIRPYHTIIEIAEHKRKGSLKVRKWRSIFNLGRSGHETKRKLPRGTEDREDKSDKGTLRPAKSMDSLSAVAEVSDEPEGLVGPSSPRPSPLLPENLENDSVEGVEGEQELEAEARGGTSSEPGTPRAGRSAVRAGGSSHAQRRAGVHISEPYAVNLPSHIRCILKIPPNISHISLAGFTRSLEYPALQPRPSPASGPGPPDEKSEESPAPGPLADSGPVDMAPALEDCLSQEVQDSFSFLEDSSGSEPEWVGVEDGEVAKAGPAGAAFSPGEDDPGMGYLEELLGVGPQVEEFSVEPPLDDLSLDEAQFVLAPSCCSQDSPGPTPEADEESGEEVFLSAYDDLSPLLGPKPPPWEGPGNLEEKAAECRRQEAPGQSEGEQAFWEVGEDKEAEPGSRCDLREEAEGSPESKVEGGEASEEGGEAEGSQKVVVGLREGSGEETEETEAKGEESKVQQEDESLEEATGVEETRGMQGKDKEKERKTEREEEAEEGDETQVEAGRDPEHGAQENQTAEEGWEVVHKQEAEGGREDEVKGQRGIEDQEEREDRGDGEDSRIPEAAAEGGAGEVSKERESGDGEAEGDQRAGGDNLEEDSLPEGSHVESLEVDSAKEGNAQSSATEQAAPQPPRPEEMEPEGQPSPLGSAAGVGMRLASTLVQVQQVRSVPVVPPKPQFAKMPSAMCGKIHVAPANPCPKPGRLDGTPGERAWGTGSRASRSAWRNGGSLSFDAAVALARDRQRTQVQGVRRTQTCTGGGDYSLIPQTSPYSMIPAHCPRPLSCLELPDESTEGSGPRSRLSLPPREPQPPDPLVPPQRRSYAFETQANPGKGEGL, from the exons GCAGGAGTTTGAGGCTGAGCGGAAGCCAGACCTGCGGCGAGATGTTTACCTTCAGGACATTCACTGCGTCTCCTCCTTGTGCAAGGCCTATTTCAGAGAACTGCCTGACCCCCTGCTCACTTACCGGCTCTATGACAAATTTGCT GAGGCTGTGGCAGTGCAATTGGAACCTGAGCGCTTGGTCAAGATCCTAGAGGTGCTTCGAGAACTCCCTGTCCCAAACTACAG GTCTAAGGACATAGAGGCCTCAGGCTTCAATGGGACAGCCGCCTTCATGGAGGTGCGCGTGCAGTCCATCGTCGTCGAGTTCATCCTCACACACGTGGACCAGCTCTTTGGGGGTGCTGCTCTCTCTG gtgGTGAAGTGGAGAGTGGATGTCGATCACTTCCTGGAACCCGGGTGTTGGGCAGCCCCGAGGACCTTATGCCCAGGTCTCTGCCCTACCACCTGCCTAGCATCCTACAGGCTGGCGATGGACCCCCACAGATTCGGCCCTATCACACTATCATAGAGATTGCAGAGCACAA GAGGAAAGGGTCTCTGAAGGTCAGGAAGTGGAGATCTATCTTCAATCTGGGTCGCTCTGGCCATGAGACCAAGCGTAAACTCCCACGGGGGACTGAGGATAGGG AGGACAAATCTGATAAGGGGACTCTGCGGCCAGCCAAGAGCATGGACTCACTGAGTGCTGTGGCCGAGGTCAGTGATG aACCAGAGGGGCTGGTGGGACCCAGCAGCCCTCGGCCAAGCCCACTGCTGCCGGAGAACTTGGAGAATGATTCTGTGGAAGGAGTAGAGGGTGAACAGGAGCTTGAGGCAGAGGCACGGGGTGGCACCAGCTCTGAGCCAGGCACACCACGAGCTGGGCGGTCAGCAGTCCGTGCTGGGGGCAGCAGCCATGCACAGCGTCGTGCTGGTGTCCACATCTCAGAGCCGTATGCTGTCAACCTCCCATCACACATCAGATGTATTCTCAAAATACCCCCAAACATCTCTCACATCTCCTTGGCTGGCTTCACCCGCAGCCTTGAGTATCCTGCCCTACAGCCCCGGCCAAGCCCTGCCTCTGGCCCTGGCCCCCCAG ATGAGAAGTCGGAGGAAagtccagccccagggcccctggcTGACTCAGGCCCAGTGGACATGGCCCCTGCCCTGGAGGACTGCCTGTCCCAGGAGGTGCAGGATTCCTTCTCCTTCCTAGAGGACTCAAGCGGCTCAGAGCctgagtgggtgggggtggaggatggggaggTGGCCAAGGCAGGACCAGCAGGAGCAGCTTTCTCCCCTGGGGAGGACGACCCTGGGATGGGCTACCTGGAGGAGCTCCTGGGAGTTGGGCCTCAG GTGGAGGAGTTCTCTGTGGAGCCACCCCTGGATGACCTGTCTCTGGATGAGGCGCAGTTTGTCCTGGCTCCCAGCTGCTGTTCTCAGGACTCCCCTGGCCCCACGCCTGaagcagatgaggaaagtggGGAGGAGGTCTTCCTGAGTGCCTACGATGATCTAAGTCCCCTGCTGGGGCCCAAACCCCCACCCTGGGAGGGTCCAGGCAACCTAGAGGAAAAGGCAGCAGAATGCAGAAGACAGGAGGCTCCAGGACAGTCTGAGGGAGAGCAGGCATTCTGGGAAGTTGGGGAGGACAAGGAGGCTGAGCCTGGAAGCAGATGCGATCtgagagaggaggctgaggggagTCCAGAGAGCAAAGTGGAGGGTGGAGAGGCcagtgaggaaggaggggaggctgAGGGAAGCCAAAAGGTGGTTGTTGGTTTGAGAGAAGGAAGcggggaagagacagaggagacagaggccAAGGGAGAGGAGTCCAAAGTTCAACAGGAGGACGAGAGTTTGGAGGAAGCTACAGGTGTGGAGGAAACAAGAGGAATGCAGGGTaaagacaaggaaaaggaaagaaagactgagagagaggaagaggctgaAGAAGGAGATGAAACCCAGGTAGAAGctggaagggacccagagcatgGGGCCCAGGAAAATCAAACTGCTGAGGAGGGCTGGGAAGTTGTACACAAACAAGAGgctgaaggaggcagagaagatgaggtAAAAGGACAGAGGGGGATTGAAGaccaagaagaaagagaagaccGAGGAGATGGTGAAGATAGCAGAATCCCAGAAGCAGCAGCTGAAGGAGGAGCAGGGGAGGTCAGCAAGGAACGGGAAAGTGgagatggagaagctgagggAGACCAGAGGGCTGGAGGTGACAATTTAGAAGAGGATTCCCTCCCTGAAGGGTCACATGTAGAGTCCCTGGAGGTTGACAGTGCCAAAGAGGGGAATGCCCAGTCCTCTGCGACAGAACAGGCAGCCCCACAGCCACCCCGGCCAGAGGAGATGGAGCCTGAGGGGCAGCCCAGTCCCCTTGGCTCAGCTGCTGGTGTGGGCATGCGACTGGCTTCCACCTTGGTTCAGGTCCAACAGGTACGCTCTGTGCCTGTGGTGCCCCCCAAACCACAGTTTGCCAAGATGCCCAGTGCAATGTGTGGCAAGATCCATGTGGCACCAGCAAACCCATGCCCGAAGCCTGGTCGGCTTGATGGGACTCCTGGGGAAAGGGCCTGGGGAACAGGGTCCCGAGCCTCCCGCTCTGCTTGGAGGAATGGGGGTAGTCTTTCTTTTGATGCTGCTGTGGCCCTGGCCCGGGACCGCCAGAGGACTCAAGTTCAGGGAGTTCGGCGGACCCAGACCTGCACTGGGGGAGGAGACTACAGCCTCATCCCCCAAACCTCCCCCTATAGCATGATCCCTGCCCATTGTCCTCGGCCTCTCAGCTGCCTGGAGCTACCAGATGAAAGCACAGAAGGGTCTGGACCCCGGAGTCGGCTTAGTCTACCCCCCAGAGAACCCCAGCCCCCTGACCCCCTTGTGCCTCCCCAGCGCCGTTCATATGCATTTGAAACACAGGCTAACCCTGGTAAAGGTGAGGGACTGTGA
- the ARHGAP30 gene encoding rho GTPase-activating protein 30 isoform X5, which produces MKSRQKGKKKGSSKERVFGCDLQEHLQHSGQEVPQVLRSCAEFVEEYGVVDGIYRLSGVSSNIQKLRQEFEAERKPDLRRDVYLQDIHCVSSLCKAYFRELPDPLLTYRLYDKFAEAVAVQLEPERLVKILEVLRELPVPNYRTLEFLMRHLVHMASFSAQTNMHARNLAIVWAPNLLRSKDIEASGFNGTAAFMEVRVQSIVVEFILTHVDQLFGGAALSGGEVESGCRSLPGTRVLGSPEDLMPRSLPYHLPSILQAGDGPPQIRPYHTIIEIAEHKRKGSLKVRKWRSIFNLGRSGHETKRKLPRGTEDREDKSDKGTLRPAKSMDSLSAVAEVSDDEKSEESPAPGPLADSGPVDMAPALEDCLSQEVQDSFSFLEDSSGSEPEWVGVEDGEVAKAGPAGAAFSPGEDDPGMGYLEELLGVGPQVEEFSVEPPLDDLSLDEAQFVLAPSCCSQDSPGPTPEADEESGEEVFLSAYDDLSPLLGPKPPPWEGPGNLEEKAAECRRQEAPGQSEGEQAFWEVGEDKEAEPGSRCDLREEAEGSPESKVEGGEASEEGGEAEGSQKVVVGLREGSGEETEETEAKGEESKVQQEDESLEEATGVEETRGMQGKDKEKERKTEREEEAEEGDETQVEAGRDPEHGAQENQTAEEGWEVVHKQEAEGGREDEVKGQRGIEDQEEREDRGDGEDSRIPEAAAEGGAGEVSKERESGDGEAEGDQRAGGDNLEEDSLPEGSHVESLEVDSAKEGNAQSSATEQAAPQPPRPEEMEPEGQPSPLGSAAGVGMRLASTLVQVQQVRSVPVVPPKPQFAKMPSAMCGKIHVAPANPCPKPGRLDGTPGERAWGTGSRASRSAWRNGGSLSFDAAVALARDRQRTQVQGVRRTQTCTGGGDYSLIPQTSPYSMIPAHCPRPLSCLELPDESTEGSGPRSRLSLPPREPQPPDPLVPPQRRSYAFETQANPGKGEGL; this is translated from the exons GCAGGAGTTTGAGGCTGAGCGGAAGCCAGACCTGCGGCGAGATGTTTACCTTCAGGACATTCACTGCGTCTCCTCCTTGTGCAAGGCCTATTTCAGAGAACTGCCTGACCCCCTGCTCACTTACCGGCTCTATGACAAATTTGCT GAGGCTGTGGCAGTGCAATTGGAACCTGAGCGCTTGGTCAAGATCCTAGAGGTGCTTCGAGAACTCCCTGTCCCAAACTACAG GACGCTGGAGTTCCTCATGCGGCACTTGGTGCACATGGCCTCATTCAGTGCCCAGACCAACATGCACGCCCGCAACCTGGCCATCGTGTGGGCCCCTAACCTGCTGAG GTCTAAGGACATAGAGGCCTCAGGCTTCAATGGGACAGCCGCCTTCATGGAGGTGCGCGTGCAGTCCATCGTCGTCGAGTTCATCCTCACACACGTGGACCAGCTCTTTGGGGGTGCTGCTCTCTCTG gtgGTGAAGTGGAGAGTGGATGTCGATCACTTCCTGGAACCCGGGTGTTGGGCAGCCCCGAGGACCTTATGCCCAGGTCTCTGCCCTACCACCTGCCTAGCATCCTACAGGCTGGCGATGGACCCCCACAGATTCGGCCCTATCACACTATCATAGAGATTGCAGAGCACAA GAGGAAAGGGTCTCTGAAGGTCAGGAAGTGGAGATCTATCTTCAATCTGGGTCGCTCTGGCCATGAGACCAAGCGTAAACTCCCACGGGGGACTGAGGATAGGG AGGACAAATCTGATAAGGGGACTCTGCGGCCAGCCAAGAGCATGGACTCACTGAGTGCTGTGGCCGAGGTCAGTGATG ATGAGAAGTCGGAGGAAagtccagccccagggcccctggcTGACTCAGGCCCAGTGGACATGGCCCCTGCCCTGGAGGACTGCCTGTCCCAGGAGGTGCAGGATTCCTTCTCCTTCCTAGAGGACTCAAGCGGCTCAGAGCctgagtgggtgggggtggaggatggggaggTGGCCAAGGCAGGACCAGCAGGAGCAGCTTTCTCCCCTGGGGAGGACGACCCTGGGATGGGCTACCTGGAGGAGCTCCTGGGAGTTGGGCCTCAG GTGGAGGAGTTCTCTGTGGAGCCACCCCTGGATGACCTGTCTCTGGATGAGGCGCAGTTTGTCCTGGCTCCCAGCTGCTGTTCTCAGGACTCCCCTGGCCCCACGCCTGaagcagatgaggaaagtggGGAGGAGGTCTTCCTGAGTGCCTACGATGATCTAAGTCCCCTGCTGGGGCCCAAACCCCCACCCTGGGAGGGTCCAGGCAACCTAGAGGAAAAGGCAGCAGAATGCAGAAGACAGGAGGCTCCAGGACAGTCTGAGGGAGAGCAGGCATTCTGGGAAGTTGGGGAGGACAAGGAGGCTGAGCCTGGAAGCAGATGCGATCtgagagaggaggctgaggggagTCCAGAGAGCAAAGTGGAGGGTGGAGAGGCcagtgaggaaggaggggaggctgAGGGAAGCCAAAAGGTGGTTGTTGGTTTGAGAGAAGGAAGcggggaagagacagaggagacagaggccAAGGGAGAGGAGTCCAAAGTTCAACAGGAGGACGAGAGTTTGGAGGAAGCTACAGGTGTGGAGGAAACAAGAGGAATGCAGGGTaaagacaaggaaaaggaaagaaagactgagagagaggaagaggctgaAGAAGGAGATGAAACCCAGGTAGAAGctggaagggacccagagcatgGGGCCCAGGAAAATCAAACTGCTGAGGAGGGCTGGGAAGTTGTACACAAACAAGAGgctgaaggaggcagagaagatgaggtAAAAGGACAGAGGGGGATTGAAGaccaagaagaaagagaagaccGAGGAGATGGTGAAGATAGCAGAATCCCAGAAGCAGCAGCTGAAGGAGGAGCAGGGGAGGTCAGCAAGGAACGGGAAAGTGgagatggagaagctgagggAGACCAGAGGGCTGGAGGTGACAATTTAGAAGAGGATTCCCTCCCTGAAGGGTCACATGTAGAGTCCCTGGAGGTTGACAGTGCCAAAGAGGGGAATGCCCAGTCCTCTGCGACAGAACAGGCAGCCCCACAGCCACCCCGGCCAGAGGAGATGGAGCCTGAGGGGCAGCCCAGTCCCCTTGGCTCAGCTGCTGGTGTGGGCATGCGACTGGCTTCCACCTTGGTTCAGGTCCAACAGGTACGCTCTGTGCCTGTGGTGCCCCCCAAACCACAGTTTGCCAAGATGCCCAGTGCAATGTGTGGCAAGATCCATGTGGCACCAGCAAACCCATGCCCGAAGCCTGGTCGGCTTGATGGGACTCCTGGGGAAAGGGCCTGGGGAACAGGGTCCCGAGCCTCCCGCTCTGCTTGGAGGAATGGGGGTAGTCTTTCTTTTGATGCTGCTGTGGCCCTGGCCCGGGACCGCCAGAGGACTCAAGTTCAGGGAGTTCGGCGGACCCAGACCTGCACTGGGGGAGGAGACTACAGCCTCATCCCCCAAACCTCCCCCTATAGCATGATCCCTGCCCATTGTCCTCGGCCTCTCAGCTGCCTGGAGCTACCAGATGAAAGCACAGAAGGGTCTGGACCCCGGAGTCGGCTTAGTCTACCCCCCAGAGAACCCCAGCCCCCTGACCCCCTTGTGCCTCCCCAGCGCCGTTCATATGCATTTGAAACACAGGCTAACCCTGGTAAAGGTGAGGGACTGTGA
- the ARHGAP30 gene encoding rho GTPase-activating protein 30 isoform X3: MKSRQKGKKKGSSKERVFGCDLQEHLQHSGQEVPQVLRSCAEFVEEYGVVDGIYRLSGVSSNIQKLRQEFEAERKPDLRRDVYLQDIHCVSSLCKAYFRELPDPLLTYRLYDKFAEAVAVQLEPERLVKILEVLRELPVPNYRTLEFLMRHLVHMASFSAQTNMHARNLAIVWAPNLLRSKDIEASGFNGTAAFMEVRVQSIVVEFILTHVDQLFGGAALSGGEVESGCRSLPGTRVLGSPEDLMPRSLPYHLPSILQAGDGPPQIRPYHTIIEIAEHKRKGSLKVRKWRSIFNLGRSGHETKRKLPRGTEDREDKSDKGTLRPAKSMDSLSAVAEVSDEPEGLVGPSSPRPSPLLPENLENDSVEGVEGEQELEAEARGGTSSEPGTPRAGRSAVRAGGSSHAQRRAGVHISEPYAVNLPSHIRCILKIPPNISHISLAGFTRSLEYPALQPRPSPASGPGPPDEKSEESPAPGPLADSGPVDMAPALEDCLSQEVEEFSVEPPLDDLSLDEAQFVLAPSCCSQDSPGPTPEADEESGEEVFLSAYDDLSPLLGPKPPPWEGPGNLEEKAAECRRQEAPGQSEGEQAFWEVGEDKEAEPGSRCDLREEAEGSPESKVEGGEASEEGGEAEGSQKVVVGLREGSGEETEETEAKGEESKVQQEDESLEEATGVEETRGMQGKDKEKERKTEREEEAEEGDETQVEAGRDPEHGAQENQTAEEGWEVVHKQEAEGGREDEVKGQRGIEDQEEREDRGDGEDSRIPEAAAEGGAGEVSKERESGDGEAEGDQRAGGDNLEEDSLPEGSHVESLEVDSAKEGNAQSSATEQAAPQPPRPEEMEPEGQPSPLGSAAGVGMRLASTLVQVQQVRSVPVVPPKPQFAKMPSAMCGKIHVAPANPCPKPGRLDGTPGERAWGTGSRASRSAWRNGGSLSFDAAVALARDRQRTQVQGVRRTQTCTGGGDYSLIPQTSPYSMIPAHCPRPLSCLELPDESTEGSGPRSRLSLPPREPQPPDPLVPPQRRSYAFETQANPGKGEGL, encoded by the exons GCAGGAGTTTGAGGCTGAGCGGAAGCCAGACCTGCGGCGAGATGTTTACCTTCAGGACATTCACTGCGTCTCCTCCTTGTGCAAGGCCTATTTCAGAGAACTGCCTGACCCCCTGCTCACTTACCGGCTCTATGACAAATTTGCT GAGGCTGTGGCAGTGCAATTGGAACCTGAGCGCTTGGTCAAGATCCTAGAGGTGCTTCGAGAACTCCCTGTCCCAAACTACAG GACGCTGGAGTTCCTCATGCGGCACTTGGTGCACATGGCCTCATTCAGTGCCCAGACCAACATGCACGCCCGCAACCTGGCCATCGTGTGGGCCCCTAACCTGCTGAG GTCTAAGGACATAGAGGCCTCAGGCTTCAATGGGACAGCCGCCTTCATGGAGGTGCGCGTGCAGTCCATCGTCGTCGAGTTCATCCTCACACACGTGGACCAGCTCTTTGGGGGTGCTGCTCTCTCTG gtgGTGAAGTGGAGAGTGGATGTCGATCACTTCCTGGAACCCGGGTGTTGGGCAGCCCCGAGGACCTTATGCCCAGGTCTCTGCCCTACCACCTGCCTAGCATCCTACAGGCTGGCGATGGACCCCCACAGATTCGGCCCTATCACACTATCATAGAGATTGCAGAGCACAA GAGGAAAGGGTCTCTGAAGGTCAGGAAGTGGAGATCTATCTTCAATCTGGGTCGCTCTGGCCATGAGACCAAGCGTAAACTCCCACGGGGGACTGAGGATAGGG AGGACAAATCTGATAAGGGGACTCTGCGGCCAGCCAAGAGCATGGACTCACTGAGTGCTGTGGCCGAGGTCAGTGATG aACCAGAGGGGCTGGTGGGACCCAGCAGCCCTCGGCCAAGCCCACTGCTGCCGGAGAACTTGGAGAATGATTCTGTGGAAGGAGTAGAGGGTGAACAGGAGCTTGAGGCAGAGGCACGGGGTGGCACCAGCTCTGAGCCAGGCACACCACGAGCTGGGCGGTCAGCAGTCCGTGCTGGGGGCAGCAGCCATGCACAGCGTCGTGCTGGTGTCCACATCTCAGAGCCGTATGCTGTCAACCTCCCATCACACATCAGATGTATTCTCAAAATACCCCCAAACATCTCTCACATCTCCTTGGCTGGCTTCACCCGCAGCCTTGAGTATCCTGCCCTACAGCCCCGGCCAAGCCCTGCCTCTGGCCCTGGCCCCCCAG ATGAGAAGTCGGAGGAAagtccagccccagggcccctggcTGACTCAGGCCCAGTGGACATGGCCCCTGCCCTGGAGGACTGCCTGTCCCAGGAG GTGGAGGAGTTCTCTGTGGAGCCACCCCTGGATGACCTGTCTCTGGATGAGGCGCAGTTTGTCCTGGCTCCCAGCTGCTGTTCTCAGGACTCCCCTGGCCCCACGCCTGaagcagatgaggaaagtggGGAGGAGGTCTTCCTGAGTGCCTACGATGATCTAAGTCCCCTGCTGGGGCCCAAACCCCCACCCTGGGAGGGTCCAGGCAACCTAGAGGAAAAGGCAGCAGAATGCAGAAGACAGGAGGCTCCAGGACAGTCTGAGGGAGAGCAGGCATTCTGGGAAGTTGGGGAGGACAAGGAGGCTGAGCCTGGAAGCAGATGCGATCtgagagaggaggctgaggggagTCCAGAGAGCAAAGTGGAGGGTGGAGAGGCcagtgaggaaggaggggaggctgAGGGAAGCCAAAAGGTGGTTGTTGGTTTGAGAGAAGGAAGcggggaagagacagaggagacagaggccAAGGGAGAGGAGTCCAAAGTTCAACAGGAGGACGAGAGTTTGGAGGAAGCTACAGGTGTGGAGGAAACAAGAGGAATGCAGGGTaaagacaaggaaaaggaaagaaagactgagagagaggaagaggctgaAGAAGGAGATGAAACCCAGGTAGAAGctggaagggacccagagcatgGGGCCCAGGAAAATCAAACTGCTGAGGAGGGCTGGGAAGTTGTACACAAACAAGAGgctgaaggaggcagagaagatgaggtAAAAGGACAGAGGGGGATTGAAGaccaagaagaaagagaagaccGAGGAGATGGTGAAGATAGCAGAATCCCAGAAGCAGCAGCTGAAGGAGGAGCAGGGGAGGTCAGCAAGGAACGGGAAAGTGgagatggagaagctgagggAGACCAGAGGGCTGGAGGTGACAATTTAGAAGAGGATTCCCTCCCTGAAGGGTCACATGTAGAGTCCCTGGAGGTTGACAGTGCCAAAGAGGGGAATGCCCAGTCCTCTGCGACAGAACAGGCAGCCCCACAGCCACCCCGGCCAGAGGAGATGGAGCCTGAGGGGCAGCCCAGTCCCCTTGGCTCAGCTGCTGGTGTGGGCATGCGACTGGCTTCCACCTTGGTTCAGGTCCAACAGGTACGCTCTGTGCCTGTGGTGCCCCCCAAACCACAGTTTGCCAAGATGCCCAGTGCAATGTGTGGCAAGATCCATGTGGCACCAGCAAACCCATGCCCGAAGCCTGGTCGGCTTGATGGGACTCCTGGGGAAAGGGCCTGGGGAACAGGGTCCCGAGCCTCCCGCTCTGCTTGGAGGAATGGGGGTAGTCTTTCTTTTGATGCTGCTGTGGCCCTGGCCCGGGACCGCCAGAGGACTCAAGTTCAGGGAGTTCGGCGGACCCAGACCTGCACTGGGGGAGGAGACTACAGCCTCATCCCCCAAACCTCCCCCTATAGCATGATCCCTGCCCATTGTCCTCGGCCTCTCAGCTGCCTGGAGCTACCAGATGAAAGCACAGAAGGGTCTGGACCCCGGAGTCGGCTTAGTCTACCCCCCAGAGAACCCCAGCCCCCTGACCCCCTTGTGCCTCCCCAGCGCCGTTCATATGCATTTGAAACACAGGCTAACCCTGGTAAAGGTGAGGGACTGTGA